In a single window of the Anaerotruncus rubiinfantis genome:
- a CDS encoding UvrD-helicase domain-containing protein, which translates to MYIADLHIHSKYSRATSRECVPEYLDLWARRKGIDLIGTGDFTHPAWREELREKLEPAEDGLYRLKANFRLPDQLTGGEKSPRFVLSGEISSIYKKNGRVRKVHNVILLPSLESAQELAKKLEAIGNVHSDGRPILGLDSRDLLEITLECCPDAVFIPAHIWTPHFSLFGAFSGFDTIEECFEDLTPHIHAVETGLSSDPPMNWRLSALDRFTLVSNSDAHSPAKLGREANLLDTELSYPALAGAIAGNGGFAGTIEFFPEEGKYHCDGHRNCGICLSPSEAEELEGRCPVCGKKLTTGVWHRVQQLADRPEGFLPQGRKPFESLVPLPEVIGSSLGMSPAGVRVQARYLELLGKLGPEFYILREAPLDEIVREAGPLIAEGVRRMRAGEVERVPGFDGEYGKIQLLTAEEIDRISGQISLFGASPDEKPARKAPARRAAKSSPAPAGTREGPQTEERGPLAGLNDEQKAAVIAEEAAVAVVAGPGTGKTKTLVARIAYLVQERGVKPAEITAVTFTNKAAGEMRERLEKQIGKRAARAMRIGTFHAVCMRLLDDVVMLADESEALFVAEETVRECGLRISAKKLLQEVSRRKNGAPPDEAEEKLPQEAYLRYCEKLADYGARDFDDLLLETLERFEPQNRKESALRGFTHLLVDEFQDINDLQYRLVQAWSRAGESLFVIGDPDQSIYGFRGSDARCFARLAQDLPHLRQIRLLRNYRSTPEVIGCALPLIAHNGGEARSLEAFRSSGAPVRALFAADEYSEAIFIAKEINRLVGGIDMLDAQERREAGCARGFSDIAVLYRTHRQTEVLEKCLRIEGIPYTVTGRDKLLTDPDVREAVQFFRALSDPGTAPLHRLAAKQQPEKFKALAEIFQPLMEREKPQKLLERWISERELSGSPAMEKLLGIAVCHDGMASFLQNLAFGGEGDLIRSGGKSYLSDAVSLLTLHGAKGLEFPVVFLCGVKKGVLPLDAPGRSVDLEEERRLFYVGMTRAQDELTLLMPGEPSPFFTEIPQGCLQKGKASPVKNPSGGKQLSLFE; encoded by the coding sequence ATGTATATTGCTGATCTGCATATTCATTCAAAATATTCGCGCGCGACCAGTCGGGAATGCGTTCCGGAATATCTCGATCTGTGGGCGCGCCGCAAGGGGATCGACCTCATCGGCACCGGCGATTTCACCCACCCAGCCTGGCGGGAAGAACTTCGGGAGAAACTCGAACCCGCTGAAGACGGGCTTTACCGCCTGAAAGCAAATTTCCGCCTGCCGGACCAGTTGACGGGCGGGGAAAAAAGCCCGCGGTTTGTCCTTTCCGGGGAGATCAGCTCGATCTATAAAAAGAACGGCCGGGTGCGCAAGGTGCACAATGTAATCCTGCTGCCGAGCCTGGAATCGGCGCAGGAGCTTGCAAAAAAGCTCGAGGCGATCGGCAATGTCCACTCGGACGGAAGGCCGATCCTGGGGCTTGACAGCCGCGATCTTCTGGAGATCACTCTCGAATGCTGTCCGGATGCGGTTTTTATTCCCGCGCATATCTGGACGCCGCATTTTTCGCTTTTTGGAGCGTTTTCGGGATTCGATACGATCGAGGAGTGTTTCGAGGATCTTACGCCTCACATCCATGCGGTTGAAACCGGGCTTTCCTCCGACCCGCCGATGAACTGGCGGCTTTCGGCGCTTGACCGGTTTACACTCGTTTCAAATTCGGACGCACACTCCCCGGCCAAACTTGGCCGGGAGGCGAACCTTTTGGATACGGAGCTTTCCTATCCCGCTTTGGCGGGGGCGATCGCCGGGAACGGCGGTTTTGCGGGCACGATCGAATTCTTCCCGGAGGAGGGAAAGTACCACTGCGACGGCCATCGAAACTGCGGAATTTGCCTTTCTCCCTCCGAAGCGGAGGAGCTGGAGGGTCGCTGCCCGGTCTGCGGCAAAAAGCTCACGACGGGTGTGTGGCACCGGGTGCAGCAGCTTGCCGACCGGCCGGAAGGATTCCTGCCGCAGGGACGAAAACCGTTTGAAAGTTTGGTGCCGCTGCCGGAGGTGATCGGTTCGTCGCTCGGCATGTCACCGGCCGGCGTGCGGGTGCAGGCGCGGTATCTGGAGCTTCTTGGAAAGCTCGGCCCGGAGTTTTACATTCTGCGGGAGGCGCCGCTTGATGAGATCGTCCGGGAAGCCGGGCCGCTCATCGCCGAGGGTGTGCGCCGGATGCGGGCCGGCGAAGTGGAACGCGTCCCCGGCTTTGACGGTGAATATGGGAAGATCCAGCTGCTCACCGCCGAAGAGATCGACCGGATTTCCGGTCAGATAAGCCTGTTTGGCGCCTCGCCGGATGAAAAACCGGCCCGAAAGGCCCCTGCGCGGCGTGCGGCAAAATCCAGCCCGGCTCCGGCCGGGACGCGGGAAGGGCCGCAAACGGAGGAGAGGGGCCCGCTGGCGGGGCTCAATGATGAGCAAAAAGCTGCGGTCATCGCCGAAGAAGCGGCGGTGGCGGTCGTGGCCGGGCCAGGCACCGGAAAAACCAAAACACTGGTCGCGCGCATTGCATATCTGGTGCAGGAGCGCGGTGTGAAACCCGCCGAGATCACCGCTGTAACTTTTACCAATAAGGCAGCCGGCGAGATGCGCGAACGGCTGGAAAAACAGATTGGAAAACGCGCCGCGCGCGCCATGCGGATCGGAACCTTCCACGCGGTCTGTATGCGGCTTTTAGACGATGTGGTGATGCTGGCGGACGAATCCGAAGCGCTGTTTGTCGCGGAGGAAACGGTGCGGGAATGCGGGCTTCGGATCTCGGCAAAAAAACTGCTCCAGGAGGTTTCGCGCCGCAAAAACGGCGCGCCGCCCGATGAAGCGGAGGAAAAGCTCCCGCAGGAGGCCTATCTTCGCTACTGCGAAAAACTCGCGGATTACGGCGCGCGCGATTTTGATGACCTGCTGTTGGAAACGCTCGAACGCTTTGAACCGCAAAATCGGAAAGAATCCGCCCTGCGCGGTTTTACCCACCTGCTGGTGGACGAGTTTCAGGATATCAACGATTTGCAGTACCGTTTGGTACAGGCATGGAGCCGGGCGGGCGAAAGCCTCTTTGTGATTGGAGATCCGGACCAGTCGATCTATGGCTTTCGAGGCTCGGACGCGCGCTGTTTTGCCCGGCTTGCGCAGGATTTGCCGCATCTCCGGCAGATCCGCCTCCTGCGTAACTACCGTTCGACGCCGGAAGTGATCGGTTGCGCTCTGCCGCTTATCGCGCATAACGGCGGCGAAGCGCGTTCGCTTGAGGCGTTTCGCTCATCCGGCGCGCCTGTACGGGCGCTTTTTGCCGCTGACGAATATTCCGAAGCGATCTTCATCGCCAAAGAAATCAACCGCCTGGTCGGCGGTATCGATATGCTCGACGCGCAGGAGCGTCGGGAAGCCGGCTGCGCACGGGGATTTTCGGACATCGCGGTGCTCTACCGTACCCACAGGCAGACGGAAGTGCTGGAAAAATGCCTGCGCATCGAAGGTATCCCCTATACTGTGACTGGCCGGGACAAGCTGCTTACTGACCCGGACGTGCGGGAAGCCGTCCAGTTTTTCCGCGCGCTGTCCGATCCGGGTACAGCGCCCCTTCACCGGCTTGCGGCAAAACAGCAGCCGGAAAAATTCAAGGCGCTTGCGGAAATTTTTCAGCCGCTTATGGAACGGGAAAAACCACAGAAGCTGCTCGAACGCTGGATTTCGGAGCGGGAACTCTCTGGCTCCCCGGCAATGGAGAAGCTGCTCGGCATAGCGGTCTGTCATGACGGCATGGCTTCGTTTTTGCAGAACCTTGCGTTTGGCGGGGAGGGTGATCTCATCCGCAGCGGCGGCAAAAGCTACCTCTCCGACGCGGTTTCGCTTCTGACGCTGCACGGCGCGAAGGGGCTTGAGTTTCCGGTCGTATTCCTCTGCGGCGTGAAAAAAGGGGTGCTCCCGCTCGACGCCCCTGGCCGCAGCGTCGATCTGGAGGAGGAACGTAGGCTCTTCTATGTTGGTATGACCCGCGCCCAGGACGAATTAACCTTGCTTATGCCTGGCGAGCCGTCGCCGTTTTTCACGGAGATTCCGCAGGGATGCCTGCAAAAAGGCAAGGCGTCGCCGGTGAAAAATCCATCCGGCGGCAAGCAGCTGAGCCTGTTTGAATGA
- a CDS encoding glutathione peroxidase, translating into MQIYDFTVQSIDGRPVPLAEFCGKVLLIVNTASKCGFTPQYAELEMLYTKWKGKGFEVLGFPCNQFLDQEPDSNESIQAFCQKNYGVTFPMFAKIDVNGPNASPLYDYLRAQEPFGGFDLSHPIGKKLDEILSEGGKNYQTGNDIKWNFTKFLVDQTGRVVKRYEPTADLSVIDHEIARLLN; encoded by the coding sequence ATGCAGATCTATGATTTCACCGTCCAGTCGATCGATGGGAGACCAGTCCCGCTTGCGGAATTTTGCGGTAAGGTGCTGCTGATTGTCAATACGGCCAGCAAATGCGGCTTCACACCCCAGTACGCGGAGCTCGAGATGCTTTACACAAAATGGAAGGGCAAGGGGTTTGAGGTGCTGGGTTTCCCATGTAACCAGTTCCTGGACCAGGAGCCGGACAGCAACGAAAGTATCCAGGCCTTCTGTCAGAAAAACTATGGCGTGACCTTCCCGATGTTCGCCAAAATTGATGTGAATGGCCCGAATGCCAGCCCGCTCTACGACTACCTACGTGCGCAAGAGCCCTTCGGAGGCTTTGATCTTTCCCACCCGATCGGAAAAAAGCTGGATGAAATCCTTTCCGAAGGCGGAAAAAACTACCAAACCGGCAACGATATCAAATGGAATTTTACCAAATTCCTGGTGGATCAGACCGGCCGGGTAGTGAAGCGTTACGAGCCCACCGCCGACCTGTCGGTGATCGACCATGAGATTGCCCGTCTGTTAAATTAA
- a CDS encoding DUF4397 domain-containing protein encodes MNASSDNMDDYSMWSRSSVPGSMLPNPGEGGPVAAPGGGIPGNLLPNPGEGGPVFPGSANTPGNMLPNPGEGGPVFPGGENVPVIPLPNPGEGGPVAPGDTFPVFPQPNPPCFFCNTGKRNGQVRFLNAAYGYRPFRVYINNRYIAGGLGFASLTPYGRVASGFQTITVTGSNGYVYLQKSMPFRSDDASTIAIINSASGLDLMQISDSPCLKLPGMSCFRVCNLAYSSNPLDILLADGRVVYSDVRFKEVTSFKRVRRGSYEFYITETSLRPTPRFEDIETLSSNIATLEMPEVLVSFYVDVRPNAMYTVYILSRDSSPEALQTMVVEDR; translated from the coding sequence TTGAACGCTTCATCTGATAACATGGACGATTATTCCATGTGGAGCCGGTCGTCCGTCCCGGGCAGCATGCTTCCGAACCCCGGCGAAGGCGGGCCTGTTGCAGCTCCAGGCGGCGGCATCCCCGGAAACCTGCTGCCAAATCCCGGCGAGGGTGGGCCTGTTTTCCCCGGCAGCGCAAATACGCCGGGCAACATGCTTCCGAATCCCGGCGAGGGCGGGCCTGTTTTCCCCGGCGGTGAAAACGTCCCGGTCATCCCCCTGCCAAACCCCGGCGAGGGTGGACCGGTCGCACCAGGGGATACCTTCCCCGTATTTCCGCAGCCCAATCCCCCGTGCTTTTTCTGTAACACCGGCAAACGCAACGGACAGGTGCGGTTCCTGAACGCGGCCTATGGATACCGGCCGTTCCGAGTCTACATCAACAACCGTTACATCGCGGGCGGGCTTGGCTTTGCGTCGCTCACTCCGTACGGCAGGGTGGCCAGCGGCTTCCAGACCATCACCGTAACCGGCTCAAACGGATATGTCTATCTGCAGAAATCCATGCCTTTCCGCTCGGACGACGCCAGCACCATTGCCATCATCAACTCGGCCAGCGGGCTGGATTTGATGCAGATTTCCGACTCGCCCTGCCTCAAACTGCCCGGCATGTCCTGTTTCCGGGTCTGCAATCTCGCGTACAGCTCGAATCCGCTTGACATACTCCTCGCGGATGGCCGCGTGGTCTATTCCGACGTGCGCTTCAAGGAAGTGACCTCTTTCAAACGGGTACGCCGCGGGTCTTATGAGTTCTACATCACCGAAACCAGCCTGCGCCCGACTCCGCGTTTCGAGGATATCGAAACGCTTTCCTCCAACATAGCGACCCTTGAAATGCCGGAAGTGCTCGTCTCCTTCTATGTGGACGTACGGCCAAACGCGATGTATACCGTCTACATCCTCAGCCGGGACAGCTCTCCCGAAGCGCTTCAGACAATGGTCGTCGAGGACCGCTGA
- a CDS encoding MATE family efflux transporter — MNENTAQPAENKMGVMPVGKLLISMSLPMVISMLVQALYNIVDSMFVAQLSENALTAVSLAFPAQSLMIAVGTGTGVGINALLSKSLGEKNFHLANKTAVNGIFLAGLSFIVFAFLGIFCTRTFFLMQTDILEIVVEGTSYLTICCVCSFGIFGQIVFEKLLQSTGRTFYTMITQGTGAIINIILDPIMIFGLLGFPKLGVAGAAVATVTGQIVAFILAVYFNCKKNEELDLRAKNFRPDSAVIGKIYAVGVPSIIMASIGSVMTFGMNKILIAFTSTATAVFGVYFKLQSFIFMPIFGLNNGMVPILSYNFGARKPDRMAKTFLLSACYAVGIMFLGVAAFWLFTPQLLSIFNASETMIAIGVPALRIISLSFVFAGFCICSLSVCQALGHGFLSLSVSVVRQLIILLPSAWLLAKFGGLEAVWWSFPLAEIFSVALCAVYMAYLYKKEIKPLRELSEQSE, encoded by the coding sequence ATGAACGAAAACACTGCCCAACCTGCGGAGAATAAAATGGGCGTTATGCCGGTGGGAAAACTGCTCATTTCCATGTCCCTGCCGATGGTCATTTCCATGCTGGTACAGGCGCTTTACAACATCGTGGACAGCATGTTCGTGGCACAGCTGAGCGAAAACGCGCTCACCGCCGTGTCGCTCGCGTTTCCCGCGCAAAGCCTGATGATTGCTGTTGGCACCGGTACCGGTGTCGGCATCAATGCGCTGCTCTCAAAAAGCCTTGGGGAAAAGAACTTCCATCTTGCCAATAAAACCGCTGTCAACGGCATTTTCCTGGCCGGGCTCAGTTTCATCGTTTTTGCGTTTCTGGGGATCTTCTGCACCCGTACCTTCTTTCTGATGCAGACCGATATTCTTGAGATCGTGGTCGAAGGCACCAGCTATCTCACCATCTGCTGTGTCTGCTCATTCGGGATATTTGGTCAAATCGTTTTTGAAAAGCTGCTTCAGTCGACCGGCCGGACTTTCTATACGATGATTACCCAGGGAACCGGCGCCATCATCAATATTATCCTTGATCCAATTATGATCTTCGGGCTTTTGGGATTTCCAAAGCTTGGCGTGGCCGGCGCGGCGGTCGCCACTGTGACCGGTCAGATCGTCGCTTTCATCCTCGCAGTCTATTTTAACTGCAAAAAGAACGAGGAGCTCGACCTGCGGGCAAAAAATTTCCGTCCAGACAGCGCTGTCATCGGAAAAATTTACGCAGTTGGCGTGCCTTCGATCATCATGGCCTCCATCGGTTCTGTGATGACCTTCGGAATGAACAAAATCCTCATCGCGTTCACTTCGACCGCCACGGCAGTGTTCGGAGTCTATTTCAAACTTCAGAGCTTTATCTTCATGCCGATTTTCGGGCTCAATAACGGTATGGTTCCGATCCTTTCCTATAATTTCGGCGCGCGCAAACCTGACCGGATGGCCAAAACCTTCCTGTTAAGCGCCTGCTATGCGGTTGGGATCATGTTTTTGGGGGTGGCTGCCTTTTGGCTCTTCACGCCGCAGCTTCTTTCGATCTTCAACGCCTCCGAAACAATGATCGCCATTGGCGTGCCTGCTTTGCGGATCATCAGCCTGAGCTTCGTCTTCGCGGGCTTCTGTATCTGTTCGCTGTCGGTTTGTCAGGCGCTTGGGCATGGCTTTTTGAGCCTTTCAGTCTCGGTTGTGCGCCAGCTGATCATCCTGCTGCCCTCCGCATGGCTGCTCGCCAAGTTCGGCGGGCTGGAGGCGGTGTGGTGGTCGTTCCCACTCGCTGAAATCTTCTCGGTCGCGCTCTGCGCCGTTTATATGGCCTACCTCTACAAAAAGGAGATCAAACCCCTGCGCGAACTGTCCGAACAAAGCGAATAG
- a CDS encoding MarR family winged helix-turn-helix transcriptional regulator, producing the protein MLEFPEQDLLKLISVVQRKTQMYLNEQFASVGITGGQAPFIMIVCETQGLPQSRLGELLDMDKSTVAKMLSRLEAQGYITRRVNADDCRSFDICPTGKAYKIYPFLEQVGERWVAQMTSGLTGIEQAVFYELLKKVAGNTAAYFD; encoded by the coding sequence ATGTTGGAATTCCCGGAACAGGATCTGCTGAAGCTGATTTCGGTGGTGCAGCGTAAAACCCAGATGTATCTCAATGAACAGTTCGCTTCGGTCGGAATCACCGGCGGGCAGGCGCCATTCATCATGATTGTCTGCGAGACTCAAGGCCTGCCGCAGAGCCGTTTGGGCGAGCTGCTTGATATGGACAAAAGCACCGTTGCCAAGATGCTTTCGCGCCTGGAAGCGCAAGGTTATATCACCCGCAGGGTCAACGCGGATGACTGCCGGTCTTTTGACATCTGTCCAACCGGCAAGGCGTATAAAATTTATCCTTTTCTCGAGCAGGTGGGGGAACGATGGGTGGCCCAGATGACTTCGGGCCTCACCGGGATCGAGCAGGCTGTTTTCTATGAGCTGCTGAAAAAAGTAGCCGGCAACACGGCCGCATATTTTGACTGA